A genomic segment from Lates calcarifer isolate ASB-BC8 linkage group LG13, TLL_Latcal_v3, whole genome shotgun sequence encodes:
- the arl6ip4 gene encoding ADP-ribosylation factor-like protein 6-interacting protein 4, whose translation MDRSRSPDRAGRDKKKKKRRRSSSSSSSSSSSSSSSSSSRSRSRSSKKGALKSQDVKTQRKKRRRSSSSSSSSSSSSSSSSSSPPSSDEKTKRKKSKAKKKKLKKKKAKLKKQRKKEKKKKEKLKKKEKKKAEGLPSAGPAQKPPSYLEVWQSDEGAVELGPVMTDEQKARLSTKRPLTKEEYEARQSVIRRVVDPETGRTRLVRGEGEIIEEIVSRDKHKEINKQATKGDGNAFQRKLGINR comes from the exons ATGGATCGCAGCAGATCACCTGACAGAGCAGGCAGagataagaagaagaagaaacggaggcggtcctcctcctcctcgtcttcttcatcatcttcgTCGTCTTCCTCATCCAGCAGCAGGAGTCGGAGCAGATCGTCTAAGAAAGGAGCACTCAAGAGCCAAG ATGTGAAAACTCAAAGAAAGAAGCGCAGGAGAagctcctcttcttcatcctcttcctcctcctcctcctcttcctcgtcatCCTCACCCCCGTCGAGCGACGAGAAGACgaagaggaagaaaagtaaAGCCAAGaaaaagaagctgaagaagaagaaggcgaaactgaagaaacagaggaaaaaggagaaaaagaagaaagagaagctgaagaagaaggagaagaagaaggcgGAGGGACTTCCGTCCGCTGGTCCGGCACAGAAACCTCCGTCCTACCTGGAAGTGTGGCAGAGTGATGAGGGGGCAGTGGAGCTGGGACCTG ttaTGACAGATGAGCAGAAGGCCCGGCTCTCCACCAAGAGGCCTCTCACCAAAGAGGAGTACGAGGCCAGGCAGAGTGTGATCCGCAGGGTGGTGGACCCTGAAACGGGACGGACCAG gttggtgagaggagaaggagagatcATAGAGGAGATCGTCAGTcgagacaaacacaaagagatcaACAAG CAAGCCACCAAGGGAGACGGGAATGCCTTCCAGAGAAAACTGGGAATCAACAGGTAG
- the mthfd2 gene encoding bifunctional methylenetetrahydrofolate dehydrogenase/cyclohydrolase, mitochondrial: MAALRTLRKLCQHSQHQVCKLHTSASRQEAVVISGKKLARQIREEARADVEKWILAGHKRPHLSVILVGDNPASHSYVLNKTRAAADVGISSETILKHSDITEEELLDLIYKLNTDHRVDGLLVQLPLPDHIDERTICNAVSPTKDVDGFHVVNVGRMCLDQSTMLPATPWGVWEIIKRTGIPTIGKNVVVAGRSKNVGMPIAMLLHTDGRHERPGGDATVTISHRYTPKDQLCQHTKIADIIVAAAGIPNLITADMIKEGAAVIDVGINRVQDPVTGKNRLVGDVDFEGVRQKAGFITPVPGGVGPMTVAMLMKNTIKAAKNVLLYPPERIRMAAAS; this comes from the exons GCAGGAGGCGGTCGTCATCTCAGGAAAGAAACTAGCACGGCAGATTCGGGAGGAGGCCCGGGCAGATGTGGAGAAATGGATTTTAGCCGGCCACAAGAGACCCCATCTGAGTGTGATTCTCGTAGGAGACAACCCAGCCAGTCACTCCTACGTCCTGAATAAGACGCGTGCTGCAGCCGATGTCG GAATCTCTAGTGAGACGATTCTCAAGCACTCAGACATTACTGAGGAGGAGTTGTTGGACCTGATCTACAAACTCAACACAGACCACCGTGTGGACGGCCTGCTGGTCCAACTGCCTCTGCCAG aCCACATCGATGAGCGCACAATCTGTAATGCAGTTTCCCCTACCAAGGATGTGGACGGCTTCCATGTCGTCAATGTGGGTCGCATGTGCCTGGATCAGTCCACCATGCTTCCCGCCACTCCCTGGGGAGTGTGGGAAATTATTAAACGCACAG GTATTCCTACGATTGGGAAGAATGTCGTGGTTGCAGGACGCTCCAAGAACGTGGGCATGCCCATTGCCATGTTACTGCATACAGACGGCCGTCACGAGAGGCCCGGAG GTGATGCCACGGTCACCATTTCTCACCGTTACACTCCAAAGGATCAACTTTGCCAACACACTAAAATTGCTGACATCATTGTGGCTGCTGCAG GCATTCCAAACCTCATTACTGCTGACATGATAAAAGAGGGGGCAGCGGTGATTGACGTCGGGATAAACAGAGTGCAGGACCCGGTCACCGGAAAGAACAGGCTGGTCGGAGACGTGGATTTCGAAG GCGTGAGACAGAAGGCGGGCTTCATCACTCCAGTACCTGGAGGCGTGGGACCAATGACCGTGGCGATGCTCATGAAGAACACTATCAAAGCAGCTAAGAATGTTCTGCTGTATCCCCCAGAGAGGATTCGCATGGCGGCTGCGTCTTAA